In the genome of Dyadobacter fermentans DSM 18053, the window GTACAGGCAAAAAAGCAAGTGGGTCCATGCTTCAAGTGACCTGAATTTTTACCATAATCCAAATCCAAAAATTTATGAAGACTATTGCGACGTTTCTCTTAACCTCATTGATTTCAACTTACGCGATCGGGCAGCATTCCGGCGGGAGTCATGGCGCGCTGGGGCCCAAAGTAATTTACCAAAAGAAGCTGGATATGCTCGGCTTCGAAGGCAAGGAAGTACGCATGGGAATTGTCACTTATGCGCCGGGCGAAGTGTCGCCTCCTCACCGGCATCCCATTGCATTATTCGGCTATGTTTTGGAGGGGGAAATCGAAATTACTTTTGAAGGAGAAAAATCAATTCTGAAAAAAGGCGATCCTTTCTACGAGCAGCCCGACGGCCTGCACAACGGCACCAAAAACCTTAGCAAGACGAAACCTGCGAAATTGCTGATCTATTTTCTGGGCGATGCAGGTAAGCCATTCCTGGTCCTCGAACCGAAATAGGCAGTTAAAATCAACCACGCATTAAATACAAATGCAGGTTACCAGCCACATGCTGTTTTATCGGTACAGTGGCTGGTGTTTTTTAAGTATTTCAACACTTAAATCCCTTAATGATGAGACACAAAACCAATTCCGATCCGATAAACCGAAACCTGATCCAGGTAAAATACATCAGCGCAGGAGCTGCCTGGGTTTCCCGGTGCCAGCCGAATGCCTACCATATCTGGGTCCCGCAGGAGTATTCCACCCACATGGATGCAAGCCTGTGTATCCTTTCCCCCCGAAGCGTGTCCGATCACAAGATGCAGAGCACTGCGGGGTACAGTATCAGTTTTTCCGAAGAGGCGATACTCGTGCTGAGATGCCAGCATCTGCAACCTTTCGGAGCGGTAAGTTCGCTTGCGTCCGGCGAACGGGTGGCCATTGCCGATGCCGTTTCGCACCGCGCGATGGTGCGGACGCTGGAAAAAATGATGGAGGAATCGGGCCGGCAGGATGCCTGCGGAACCGACCGCAACCTCGCTTTACTGAAAGTCCTGATTGTACAGATTTCAAGGCAATATGCGCTCAGGAAGGCGGCTGCACACATTTCCGCGCAGGGCCGGATCGTCGAGCGGTTTACGGAACTGCTGTGCTCGCAGGATTGTGCGCGCCATGCCGTGAAGCTCCTCGCCGACGAGTTAGCCATCAGTCCGATGTCTTTCAATGCGATCATCCGCAATACCCTGGGCGACACGCCTGGCCGGCTCGTGCAGCACAGCCTGCTTCAAAAAGCGAAACACGCCGCCATGCATTCGCAGGAGAGCATGAAGGAAGTTGCGGCGCGCCTGGGATTCAGTGACATGGCACATTTCAGCAAATTTTTCAGTGCCGGCGCGGGGATGACATTTACCGATTTCAAAAGAACCTATCAACATTTCTAAATACCAAGCGATGGAAAATGTAGCATTACCCATTTTCAATGCACAGACCCTGGATAATGGTTATGCATTGAAAACGCCGCACCTGACCGGCCCCATTCAGCAGGTGATTGAGCTATATTGGATTGGAAAAGGGAAAGGGAATATCACGATCGACTTTTTGAAAACAAATTTTTCCGGAAATACCCTGTTTTTCGTTTTGCCGGGCCAGATCCACCAGATCAACGCGGAAACTGAATTGATTGGTAAAAAAATTACTTTCTCATTGGATTTGCTTACGGCGGGTGATGGTTTCATTGATGAAGCGGGCAAAGCCGGTTATTTCACACGTTTACAGCATGCAGAAGTCGTGACATTCGACGAAGAAACTGCGAGAGAAATCAACGAAATTTTTGAAATTATTTTACTCGAAATGGCGCGTTGCGAAGACAATAAAAACGAAATGCTGGGCGCATTACTCGCCCTGTTAATTTCCTACATCCCGCATTCAAATGACCAGACCCCGGAAGGTTTGGCATTCAGAAACCCCGACATCGTTTTCCGGAAGTTTATATCTAAAATCGACGCGCATTTCCGGACGCAAAAGCAGGTGTTTTATTACGCATCGGAACTGGCAATCACGCCCAATTACCTGAGCGAAATTTCCAAGAAAGTTTCAGGCTTTTCCGCCCGGCACCACATTCATCAGCGTGTGGTGTTGGAGGCAAAGCGGAAGGGTATGACGACTGATCTGAATGCAAAACAAATCGGATTTGAATTGGGATTCGAAGATCCGTCGACATTCAGCAAGTTCTTCCGGATCATGACCGGCGAAAGCTTTTCAGATTTCAGAAAAAAGGAAGTGTGCCTGGGTTGAGAGCGCTAAAAAGCCGGACGGTGTGATCATCGTCCGGCTTTTTCATAACGAATCGGCGCTTTCATCTCATGGCAATGCGCCCGTTTTCGAATTTCCTGGCTTTCCACCAGTAGTCGATCGAATACCGGCCGCTGCCGAGTACAAACAGTACCGCGTAAGTCAGCAGGTAATGCATGGCAAGCTCTTCTTTTTCGGTAAAGGGGGCATCGGCCAGCACGATAAATATCACCACAAGCATAATGACGCCCGGCAGGAGCACGGCTGTTCGCGTCCAGAGGCCAATGAGGATGAGTAGCGAGCCGATCAGCTCGGCTGAGAACGCCAGGTAAAGGCAAAAGGCGGACGGCAAGCCGAATACGGAAGGGAAAGTGTCGGCCTGGCCGGCAAGCACCAGGTGGAGTTTGCCGGCGGCATGCACGGAGATCATCAGGGTCGCGATGGCGACGCGCGTGAAGAGTAGCAGAGCGTCCATTACCGGTCAGTGTTTGAGAGCCGCTTTGGCATATTGCAGCCCGATCCCGTAAGCTCCCCCGAAATCATGGAACAACCTGGTTACCGCATCGTAGGTATCGGCGCGGCCCCAGTCGCGCTGCAATTCGAGCACATATTGCGCGGAGGTCATCGGAATCGCCCCTGCTTTGATCATTCTTTGAATGGCCATTTCGTGGGCTTCGAGGGTAAGGTCGCCGCTCGCATCGGTGATGACATACACCTCGTACCCTTCCTGGATGGCCGAAAGCACGGGCAAAGCCACGCAAACGCCCGTCCATAGCCCTGTCATGACCAGCTTTTTACGCCCTTTTGCAGTGATGGCCTTGTGCGCGCCGGCGTCCTCCCAGGGGTTCATCGTCGAGCGGTCGACATAGCCCGAGGAAACCGGTGGATACACCGAGAGTATTTCCGGGAAAACAGGTCCGCTGAACGTTTTTTCGGCTACTGTGGTCACCACCGTCGGCACTTTGAAAATCTTCGAACCGCCTGCCACGAGCGCCACATTGTCCCTGAGCTGCTCGATGCTGATGTTCTTCACCGCGAATGCCATCTGGCTCTGATGGTCGATCATGACGAGCGTATGGTTGGTGGGCGTGAGCAGCGTGGCGGCCGGTTTTTGGGCAAATGCATTGCAAATGGCACACAGGGTCACTATTAACATTGAGGTTAGCTTGGTTTTCATAGTAAGAAAATTGGGATTGATAAATTGACTTGCTTGTAAAAATGGATTGAGGTAATGCTTGATTTGTGCTTATTCGGCGTCGTAAACCACGCCGGTGACTTCCAGGAAACTGTCTACCAACTCCCTCGTCGCCTGGTTGAAATACCGGACGGACTGTTCTTTGAACCCGCCGCGCACGATGGTCCACAAGCTGCGGAACGGGCTCGGAACGCCGATCACGTTGCGTATCGCGTAGGCGACCTCGATGCATTCGGGCTTGAACGGCCCGGGGATATAGCTTTCGAGCAGGGCCCGGCGGATGTTGCCCATTTCCTCGCCGTAATACGCTTCGGCGCGCGGGTTTGCCGGCTCCAACTGGTTTGCGATGATGTTGGTGGAAGGAAAAGTGCCCGGTTGAATGAGCGCAATGCCGATCCCTACCGATGCAAGTTCATAGTAGTAGCTGATCGTGAGTGCCTCCAATGCAGCTTTGGTAGCCGAAAATATCCCCATGTTTGGAATAGGCATCCGCGAAGCGATGGTGGAGACGTTGATGATCAGTCCTTCCTTACGCTCATGCATATACGGAAGCGCGGCTTTGATCATCCTGTCGGCGCCGACTACGTTCACCTGGAACATCCAGTCGACCTGAGCCGCGCTCAGCGTTTCGTTCAGGCCAATGTACCCGATGCCGGCGTTGTTGATCAGCACGTCGATCTGCCCGTTGGTGGCTTCCGCTATTTCGGCCATCGCGTTGGCGACGGAGTCTTCGTCGGTCACGTCCAGTTCCACCACTGTCAGCATCAGGCGGTTGCTCAATGCCCATTCGGATAAATAGGTGGCAATCAGCTGGTTTTTGCTTTTGGGGTTTCGCATGGTTGCGAACACGTGGTATCCTTCTTTGGCGAGGACCTGGGCGGTAATCCGGCCGAATCCGCTGCTGCTCCCGGTAAGTATGATGTTCTTCATGGTTACAGAGGTTGAGGTAAGTTGATGCCCAAAAGTAGGAAGCCGGCGTGGTCGTGTAAATGCAAGTACTCCGGCGAACATTGTCAGTTTCGGTGTTTCAGCCGGTTGGCAGTACTCCATATCAGAATTTGAACTGCGCAGTAATGCCGGTGAAGACGATCTGTTTGCCCGGACTGACCTTTTTTACATATTCCCCTGGCACAAACCACGTGCATTCCAGCCCCAGGCTGACGTGCGCACCCGGCTCAGCTGAAACGCTCGCCGCATATTGGTTGCCGATAAACCGCCCGGATATGCCGTGTCCCGGAAATACCAATGCACCGGTAGGCCCATAAAGTCCGTCGTGGGTACTGTACCGCCAAAATGTGTCCCAATCGATCCCGAGCGATATATTCTTGTGAATCATGACGCTGATATCGGGGTGGATGTCGATCAGGTTAGCCGGGCCGACCAATGCCGCCAGCCCGAAATATGCGCCGCGGGGGAACAACGGATTAAATGTGCCCAGCAACCCGTCCGCGGCTTGGGCGTCACCACTGATGAGCTCGGTTTTGAGCCCGAGCCTGGGCTTGCCAAACAGATCGGTCATGCGATAGTTCATGTGTACGGAGGCCGTCCAGGCGCGGATCGCCGATTCCCCGATGCGGCCCGTTTGGAACACCGCTTCCAGGTCGTATTGAAATGCCGCCGATCCGCCCCACCAGCGCATGCCGATGGAATGCCGCATTTCGGTGCCGGCTGTATTGGCAAACCGCGCATGCAACCGACGGATACCGAGGTAATACCAGTCGATGTTTTGCAAAACCGGTATTTGGGTAAGCACATTATACCATCCCCACAATCTCGTATTGCTGCTGAAACGGTCATCGAACGCTCCCTTCCGTGCCTGCACGTAATGCGCGTAGAAGATATCCGACCGGAAACGGGCGGTTTTTATGAGCAGCTTCGCCGCGTCAAAGGCCTGGCGGGTGTTAGGCCCCTCCCGAACGGAAATCAGGCGGCTCGATCCGTAGAGCAGTTCCTGTCGGCCCAGTCGTAAAGTTAATTTCAATGCATTAGAATCCTGTATGGTCATCTCCGCAAATGCCTGATGGAGATCCAGCGTGTTTTGGTCGGTGGCGCTTGTTTCGGGTTTGGAGTAGGCGAGGCCGCCCTGTATTTCGGTGAAGAGCCGGAAGCGGGCGCCGGCGCGGAAGTCGAGATGGCTGAGGTACCTGGAAAGCAGGTAATCGTAATTCCGGTCTTCAAACCCGCCCCAGCTATCGTTGATGACATGAAAATACTGGGTGCGAAAGCTCCCTCCGACGCTGAGGTACGATCTGTGGTTTTTTGTAACGGGAATGAATTTCAATGTGGCCCGCGCCGAGTCTTTTTGTAAATAACCGTAATCTTCGTCATAACGCAGGGGCTGGAATGGTTGCGCGTGCAAATATTGCAGGCCGGAGCCCATTAGCAAGCATACCAACCCCGCTCCGAATTTCATTTGCTGCGCGGATACCCGCCGAAATGCCGGATGGGCGACCATTCGGGGATTACCGGCGGCGCCGGGACGGCATATTCCGGGAAAGACGACGATGCGTACACCACTTTGCCGTTCACGATCGTTAGGTCAGATTCGAGGTCGCGTACGCGATCGGGCGGGAGGGAAAAGTAGTCATCCGAAAGAATGGCCAGGTCGGCGTACATGCCGGGCACCAGCTTTCCTTTCAAATGCTCCTCTCCGGTAAACCAGGCGCTGCCGGCTGTGAATAGTTGCAGGGAGGTGAACTTGTCGAGCGCCTGATCTTCCGGCCAGAACTGCTCGCCGCCGATGGTTTTGCCGGTTAGCAGCCAATGCATGGCCATCCACGGGTTGTAGGAGGTGATCCTCGTCGCGTCGGTGCCCATGCCCACGGGAATGCGCAGGGAAAGCATTTGCCGGATGGGAGGCAGCTGGCGCACCGGCTGGCCGTACAGTTTTTGATATAATTCACCCTGGAAATACATCCTGAATTGAACAGCAATGCCGCCGCCCAGCTTTTTGACCCTTTGGAGCTGCGCGTCTGTGATGGTTTCGGCATGGTCGAAAAACCAGCGGAGGCCATTGAAAGGCGTATCCGCATTCACTTTTTCAAATACAGCCAGCATCCGTTCGATCGATTCGCCGTATGTGGCGTGCAGGCGGAACGGCCATCGGTTTTTGACCAACAGCCGGACTACCGGTTCCAGGTCCGCCTCCATCGTGTCGGACAGGATGGTACGGGGTTCGAGGAAATTTTCGAAATCGGCCGCGGAGGCTACGAGGTTTTCACCGGCGCCTTCCGCCGCGTAACCGTTGGCGAGGAACAGGTGGTCGTTGTGGTTGGGATAGGTGGTTTCCAGCCATTTTTCATAATCCCGCAATTCGGTTCCTTTCACTTGTGAGAACAGGAAATAGGATGTTCTAATGGTCAGTTTCCCGGCTTTTGCCAGTTGTAGTGCGGCGGCATAGTCGGCCGGGTAGCTGTGGCCGCCTCCGCCTGCATCGGCTGCCGATGTGAGCCCGAAGCGGTTTAGCTCCCGGTAAAAATGCATTGTACTGTTGAGCTGTTCTTCCGGTGAGAGCCGGGTGGTTAATGCGAGTGTGGTATAAATGGCCTTGGGGGTTTCCTTGGCGAAGAGCATGCCTGTCGGGTTTCCTTCGCCGTCGAGCTCCACCAGGCTGCCTTCATACCGCGTGTTTTTGTCGTAACCCAGCGCCAGGATCCCCGCGCGGTTCAGGAATGCTTTTCCGTAGAGATAGGAAATGAATACCGGCTTGTCGGGGACGGCTTCGTTGATTTCTGCCAGCGTCGGTTGCCGTTTTTCTTCGAACTGAAACTCATTCCATCCGCCCACCACCTTGATCCAGACGCCCGGCGGCGTCCTCTTAGCCTGTTCGCTGAGCATGCGCATGGCTTCTTTCAGGCTCCTGATCCCGTCCCAGCGCAGTTCGGCATTATAGTTCAGTCCTTCGCGGATGATATGGATGTGGCTGTCGTTCAGCCCGGGAATTACCGTCCGGCCCTTCGCGTCGATCACCTTCGTCCGAGGGCCTTTGTGTGCCGAAACCAATTGCTTTTCAGGGCCGGTTGCGAGGATCAGGCCATCCTTAATGGCAACGGCGCCTACGAATTCGCCCGCCCTGGCCATGGTCGCGATCTTGCCATTGCGAATGATCAGATCGGCAGTTTGCGTATACCCTTGCCGTGCCGCCAGGCAGCACAGGAGTACCGCCAGAATCCGGGGGAATTGACTTTTCATCGAGATCACATTTTTGACCTGTTCTGATAAAGTTGTACCAGATTTCTACCCGGTTGTGAATCAGTGGTTTATTCTTTCAGGCGTATTCCTGTTTTTTACGAAATATCGTAAATGTGCGAGGCGGGTAACGATATTTCGCAGAAACGCGGCCTTCCCGCGGTGCGGGCCGAAGCGCTGGTTTGGCTAATGTGCTTTGCGTCAATGGCTCGGTTTGGAAACAGGATTTAAGGTGGTAGCAGGCATGGTTATGCACGGCTTTCCCGCGTGCGGACCATCCCGTTCATCCAAACCCGGCCTATGAAGCAGAAGATACTTATCGTGGAGGATTTTTTTGTAGAAGCAAACCATCTCAGAATCCTGCTCACGCGCGCAGGATACGAGGTGACGGGTATCGCGAGGACGTTCGAAAGTGCCGAAGAAGCCATCAGGCAGGATCACCCGGAAATCGTTTTGGTGGATATTTTTCTGGCAGGACAAAAAACAGGCGTAGACCTGGCCAGGTTGCTGAACCGCCAGAACATTCCGTTCATTTACTTGTCCGCCAACTCCAATGAGGAAGTACTCAAAACCGCCCGGGAAACCGGCCCCAGCGGGTTTGTCGTGAAGCCATTCCGGGAAAAGGACTTGCTGGCGGCTATCGGCATTGCGCGCTATCTTCACGAAAGCAGCAGGGAGGCGCTTTGGCGGAAAGAGGCCGCATTCACCGGCGAACTCGACCGCCTGGCGGGCGCCCGCCGCCCGTGGCCGGAGCGGATGCTGTGCCTGGTAAGGGCATTGCAGCAATTTATTTCGTTCGACTATGTGGCTGTCGGTTTTATCGGGCCAGTTTATATGCCATTTAATGCGTTGCACTTCCTGCGGACCGGTTTCGATGAATACCAGGTTATGGATTCGGAAGGGTTTCAAACCGTGAGCAGAATTAATCCGGCCAGGATGGTGGCCAGCATGGCTGCGATTAAGCTCAGGACGAGCCCGGTGTTTTTCAATGCGGTCCAGTTTCAGATCGCATGCCAGGAAAGCGGCATCCGTTCGCTGGTCGGCAAGACTTTTGATATGCATTCCAACCTGCTTTTCCCTTTGCCGAAGATTTCGTTGGACGGCAGATATTTCTTTTTGTCATTATATAGTGGTCGTAATGATGCTTTTAACGAGCGGCACCTTGAACTGTGCCGGAAGGTGCAGCCCGCCTTGCAGCATGCGGTGGAGGAAATGACCCGGCATGTGATGCCCGGTTTCCCTCAGGTGCGGCTTGACGAGGGTATTGAACTGATCTCCAATAAAGTCCCGATTCCCGGGCCATTGGGCGCGATGATCGGCGAAAGTCACCTGTTTCTGCACGTGCTGGACCTGGCGGTGGCTTTTGCGGCGACCGACTCGTCGGTGCTGATCCGCGGCGAACGCGGGACCGGTAAGGAGCAGGTCGCCGGGGGCATTCATGCATTGTCGGCCAGGAGTGACGGGCCTTTCATCAAGGTGAATTGCGCGGGCTTCTCGGCCGGGTCGATGGAGGGAGAGCTGTTCGGATTTGAAAACGGTGGGCCCGGCAATGCGCGCACCGGCCGTTTCGGACAGGCCGAGGGCGGTACCCTGTTTTTGGATGAAATCGGGGAAATGCCTTTTGAAATCCAGCTCAAACTGCTCAATGTCCTGCAAAGGCACGAAATGGAACGGGTAGGAGGGCGCCAGCCGGTGCGTGTGGATGTACGCGTGATTGTCGCCACCAGCCGCGACCTCGAAAAAGAGATCGCCGAAGGCAGGTTCAGGCTCGATTTGTATTACCGGCTGAATGCATGTTGCATCCGGCTGCCGGCTTTGCGCGAACGGATCGACGATATCGAGTTGATCGCAACCCATTTTTTGGAATATTTTGCAGAAAAATCGGGCAGAGGGCATGCACTGCGGTTCTCGGAAAAGAGCATCCGGATGCTGAAAGAATACGATTGGCCGGGCAATGTAGCGGAGCTGATGGATGCGATAGAAACCTGTGTCTTATTTGCCAGAACCGAGATTGTCGACGACATTAAACTACCTTCCAGAAAATCTTAGCCAGTGAAACGGATACTTAGCGAAAAAATAACCACCCCTGCGGTACCACGGCGGTATTCGGGCGCTGCATGGTTTTTGACGGTGCTGGCATTGCTTCTTCCGCAACTCGCAAAAGCGGTTGAAAGCCCCCCTTCGCTGGCCGCACTGCGGCGACAAGTGGAACTGGCGAAAACCCCGCAGGAGAAAGCGGACAAGCTGATTGAAACGGGAGAATTTTACCTGCTGAAACCCGGCGAGGATCAGGAGGATATGGACAATGCCCGGAAGTACGCGCAGGCGGCCATGGAGATTAACCGGCAGCTTCGTTCGCACAGGCTGGCGGGTGATATATTGTTCCTGATGTCCCAGATCGAAAAGGAATCGGGGCGGAAAGAGGTGGGCTTGCAAAAACTGAAAGAAGCCATTGCCGTGTACCGGAAGGCCCGATTGACGGGGAGTGAAGGGCTCGCGCTGATGGAACTGCGGCATTACTATGATTGGGCCGGGCCGGGCATGAACGAGCGCCTCCGGATCGTGCAGGAGGCGATTGCGCGCTTTGCCGCAGCGAAGGATACGGTGAATGAAGCTGCCGCCTACGTGGAGCTGGGCGACTTGTATCAATTGCAGGAAAATGCCACCGATGCCATTATTTCGCTGCGAAAGGCGATAACGCTCTATCAGGCGATCGGGCATAAGAACTTGCAATCGGTATACAACCTGATCGGACATATTTATACGGCCACCGGCGATTTGAAGAACGGGCTGAACTACGGGCACCTTGCCGTGAAGACGGCTACGGAGTTGAAAGACTCGTCTATGGTGGCGGCTACGACTTACAACCGGCTGGCCGTGACCTATTCGAAGCTCGACAGGCTGGAAACCGCGCTCGAATTGCTCCAAAAAGCTTTGATGTTCTCTATCAAAAACCAATGGGACGACGGGACGGTGCAGATCCTGGGCAATATCATTGATTTGAGTATCAAGCGCGGCGCTAGAATGAATGCGCAGATTGCTTTTCTGGAAAAATTCCTGGTGAAGAATTACAGCAAAATAACGCCCTTCGTGCGGTATACGATCGAGGAAGATCTCAGGATGTTTTTTATCAAATCCAAAAACATTCCGAAAGCGAAGTATTACCTGGATAAATGCATGCAGTACGAGCGGGAGGGGAACCTGGCATTCAACACGCACCTTTACTACGACGCGGTGGAGTTTTACCTGCTTACCGGGAATGTGAGGCTGGCCAAGGCATATCTCGCCAAAATGGAGAAGTTGAAAGACGCCGCCAACGACCCGTTTATCTCCCAGCAATATTACCTCGTCAGCTACAAAACCGACTCGGCATCCGGTGATTTCCGGAAAGCATTCGCCAGCCATACGCGGTACAAAACGTATTCCGATTCCATTCAGGAGAGAAAATCGAAGTACGAACTGAAAGTAATGGCGGCCCGGTACGACCTCGAAAACAAGGATGCCGAAATCGCCCTCAAATCAGAGAATATCAGGCTTTTGCAAAAGGATATTGCCTCACGGAACGAGATCGTGATCAGAAGTAACCGCCTCAGGAATATCACGATTTTCGCGATGGTAATCCTGGTGTTGTTGCTGCTATCGCTGTACAGCAGAAGCCGGATCATTGAAAAGTACAGTACAAGCATTGCCAAAAAGAATGGTTATCTTCAGGACTTGCTGAAAGAGAAGGAATGGCTGATCCGGGAGGTCCACCACCGGGTGAAGAATAATCTCCAGATGATCATCAGCCTGATCGACTCGCAGGCATCGTACCTGAGCAACGACGCTCTGCACGCCGTGATGGACAGCAAGCACCGGATCGAGGCGATGTCGCTGATCCACCAGAAGTTGTATCTCACGGACAATACATCCTCCATTAATATGAGGATTTACATTAAAGAGCTCGTGACGTATTTGAAGGATAGTCTGGGTTTTAACAGAAATATATCTTTCACGACGGACGTGGACGAAATCGAACTGGACGTGTCCCATGCGACGCCGGTGGGCCTCATCCTCAACGAAGCTATCACGAATGCATTGAAATATGCCTTTCCGGGCACGATGGCGGGGAAAATCGATGTCAGTTTCAAATACTGCGACGAGCGGAAAGTGTCATTGACGATCCAGGACTCGGGTGTGGGCCTGCCGCCGGATTTTGACCCTGATACGGTATCTTCCCTGGGTATGAGCCTTATGTACGGGCTGGCGACCGAGGTGAGCGGTACATTGCGCATTACGGGCGAGGCCGGAACCCGCGTGCTGCTGACGTTCAGCCTGCCCGACGTTTTCCTGAGCAGGTCGCCGGGAGACGAACTCGTGTTGTCAAACGAATAATACTTCCATTTTATAGCCAGGAAACAGACCGAATGAAGCAAAAAATACTCATCGTAGAAGATTTGTTTGTGGAGGCAAACCATCTCCGGATCATCCTCACCCGGGCGGGCTACCAGGTGACGGGCATCGCCCGCACTTTTGAAGAGGCCAGGGAGCTCGTCCGCACCAACCAGCCCGATATTGCATTGCTGGACATTATGCTGGCCGGGAAAAAGAACGGTATCGAGCTCGCCAAATGCCTTAATCAGCAGCATATTCCATTCATTTTTCTGTCGGCCAATTCCAGCGAAGATATTCTCAGGGAAGCCAAGGCTACCCGTCCGAGCGGGTTCATTGTGAAGCCGTTCAGGGAAAAAGACCTGCTGATTTCGCTGGAAATCGCGGAATACCTGCATCAAAACAGCAACGACGCCCAGCTGCGCAAAGAAGCCGTTTTTTTACAGGACCTGAAAACCCTGGCCGAAAATGGGGGCGAGTGGACTGCGCAGCTGCTGGGCATTGTGAAGGCATTTCAGCGTCTTATCCCTTTCGACTACGTTTCCGCCGGTTTCTTCGGAAAGAACTTTTTGCCTTTCAAGGGAATGCATTTTCTCCGCATTGGATTCGACGAATACCAGGCGATGGATGCCGAGGGGCTGCGGATGGT includes:
- a CDS encoding sigma 54-interacting transcriptional regulator, yielding MKQKILIVEDFFVEANHLRILLTRAGYEVTGIARTFESAEEAIRQDHPEIVLVDIFLAGQKTGVDLARLLNRQNIPFIYLSANSNEEVLKTARETGPSGFVVKPFREKDLLAAIGIARYLHESSREALWRKEAAFTGELDRLAGARRPWPERMLCLVRALQQFISFDYVAVGFIGPVYMPFNALHFLRTGFDEYQVMDSEGFQTVSRINPARMVASMAAIKLRTSPVFFNAVQFQIACQESGIRSLVGKTFDMHSNLLFPLPKISLDGRYFFLSLYSGRNDAFNERHLELCRKVQPALQHAVEEMTRHVMPGFPQVRLDEGIELISNKVPIPGPLGAMIGESHLFLHVLDLAVAFAATDSSVLIRGERGTGKEQVAGGIHALSARSDGPFIKVNCAGFSAGSMEGELFGFENGGPGNARTGRFGQAEGGTLFLDEIGEMPFEIQLKLLNVLQRHEMERVGGRQPVRVDVRVIVATSRDLEKEIAEGRFRLDLYYRLNACCIRLPALRERIDDIELIATHFLEYFAEKSGRGHALRFSEKSIRMLKEYDWPGNVAELMDAIETCVLFARTEIVDDIKLPSRKS
- a CDS encoding tetratricopeptide repeat-containing sensor histidine kinase, with translation MKRILSEKITTPAVPRRYSGAAWFLTVLALLLPQLAKAVESPPSLAALRRQVELAKTPQEKADKLIETGEFYLLKPGEDQEDMDNARKYAQAAMEINRQLRSHRLAGDILFLMSQIEKESGRKEVGLQKLKEAIAVYRKARLTGSEGLALMELRHYYDWAGPGMNERLRIVQEAIARFAAAKDTVNEAAAYVELGDLYQLQENATDAIISLRKAITLYQAIGHKNLQSVYNLIGHIYTATGDLKNGLNYGHLAVKTATELKDSSMVAATTYNRLAVTYSKLDRLETALELLQKALMFSIKNQWDDGTVQILGNIIDLSIKRGARMNAQIAFLEKFLVKNYSKITPFVRYTIEEDLRMFFIKSKNIPKAKYYLDKCMQYEREGNLAFNTHLYYDAVEFYLLTGNVRLAKAYLAKMEKLKDAANDPFISQQYYLVSYKTDSASGDFRKAFASHTRYKTYSDSIQERKSKYELKVMAARYDLENKDAEIALKSENIRLLQKDIASRNEIVIRSNRLRNITIFAMVILVLLLLSLYSRSRIIEKYSTSIAKKNGYLQDLLKEKEWLIREVHHRVKNNLQMIISLIDSQASYLSNDALHAVMDSKHRIEAMSLIHQKLYLTDNTSSINMRIYIKELVTYLKDSLGFNRNISFTTDVDEIELDVSHATPVGLILNEAITNALKYAFPGTMAGKIDVSFKYCDERKVSLTIQDSGVGLPPDFDPDTVSSLGMSLMYGLATEVSGTLRITGEAGTRVLLTFSLPDVFLSRSPGDELVLSNE